The Commensalibacter nepenthis genome has a window encoding:
- a CDS encoding CPCC family cysteine-rich protein: MTYPCACCSFLTRAEPSNGNYDICSVCFWEDDPIQNDQADADSGSNRITLHQARLNFKELGQVSKDL; encoded by the coding sequence ATGACATATCCATGCGCTTGTTGTAGTTTTTTAACCAGAGCTGAACCCAGTAATGGGAATTATGATATTTGTTCTGTCTGTTTTTGGGAAGATGATCCTATACAAAATGATCAAGCTGATGCAGATAGTGGATCTAATAGAATAACGCTTCATCAAGCACGGTTGAACTTTAAAGAATTAGGACAAGTGAGCAAAGATTTATAA
- the gatB gene encoding Asp-tRNA(Asn)/Glu-tRNA(Gln) amidotransferase subunit GatB, with the protein MSYMIEGSTGAWEVVIGLEVHAQVISKAKLFSGASAHFGADPNMHVSLVDAAFPGMLPVLNRECVDQAIRTGLGLNAKINLMSRFDRKNYFYADLPQGYQISQFEFPIVGEGTIEIELEDGSVKNIGITRLHLEQDAGKSIHDLTPKDTVVDLNRSGVALMEIVSEPDMRSPEEAGAYLRKIRAIVRYLGTCDGNMEEGSMRADVNVSVRKPGEEYRTRCELKNINSIRYVMQAIEIEAKRHIEIYENGGEVDQETRLFDVARGETRTMRSKENAHDYRYFPDPDLLPLIVEQSHVDYLKSTLAELPDDKRNRFQSEYGLPRYDANVLVAEQDIANFFEQVAKGRDGRMASNWVTGELFAVLNKQGLTIHESPVSADALGALLDLIADNTINGKIAKEVFEDMVETGDMPADIVERKGLKQVTDTGAIEKVIADILTANPDKVEQYKSGKDKLFGFFVGQVMKEMQGKANPGIVNELLKKQLS; encoded by the coding sequence ATGAGTTATATGATTGAAGGTTCAACGGGTGCTTGGGAAGTAGTCATCGGGTTGGAAGTTCACGCGCAAGTCATCAGTAAAGCCAAATTATTCTCTGGCGCATCAGCACATTTCGGTGCTGACCCGAATATGCATGTCAGCCTTGTGGATGCTGCATTTCCTGGAATGTTGCCCGTTTTGAACCGTGAATGTGTGGATCAAGCCATTCGTACAGGACTTGGGTTAAATGCTAAAATTAACTTGATGAGCCGTTTTGATCGCAAGAATTATTTTTATGCGGATTTGCCTCAAGGCTATCAAATTTCTCAGTTTGAGTTTCCGATTGTTGGGGAAGGCACGATTGAAATTGAACTAGAAGATGGTTCGGTTAAGAATATTGGGATTACTCGTTTGCATTTGGAACAAGATGCAGGGAAATCCATTCATGATTTAACACCCAAAGACACGGTTGTGGATTTAAACCGTTCTGGCGTGGCGTTGATGGAAATCGTCAGTGAACCTGATATGCGTTCCCCAGAAGAAGCAGGGGCTTATCTTCGTAAAATCCGTGCGATTGTGCGTTATCTTGGCACATGTGATGGAAATATGGAAGAGGGTTCTATGCGTGCCGACGTGAATGTGTCTGTGCGTAAGCCTGGTGAAGAGTATCGTACGCGTTGTGAATTAAAAAATATCAACTCTATTCGTTATGTGATGCAGGCAATTGAGATCGAAGCCAAACGTCATATTGAGATTTACGAAAATGGCGGTGAAGTCGATCAAGAAACCCGTTTATTCGATGTGGCTCGTGGGGAAACCCGCACGATGCGCAGCAAAGAAAACGCGCACGATTATCGTTATTTCCCTGATCCAGATTTATTGCCCTTGATTGTCGAGCAATCTCATGTTGATTATTTAAAATCAACTTTGGCGGAATTGCCTGATGATAAACGCAATCGTTTCCAATCAGAATATGGATTACCTCGTTATGATGCAAATGTATTGGTTGCTGAACAAGATATTGCGAATTTCTTTGAACAAGTTGCCAAAGGACGTGATGGTCGTATGGCATCCAATTGGGTCACGGGTGAGCTGTTTGCTGTATTGAACAAGCAAGGATTAACAATCCACGAAAGTCCAGTCAGTGCAGACGCATTGGGTGCATTATTAGATTTGATTGCTGATAACACCATTAATGGTAAAATTGCCAAAGAAGTCTTTGAAGATATGGTTGAAACAGGCGATATGCCTGCGGATATTGTGGAACGCAAAGGGTTAAAGCAAGTTACTGATACGGGCGCAATTGAAAAAGTGATTGCAGATATTTTGACCGCTAATCCTGATAAAGTTGAACAATATAAATCTGGTAAAGATAAATTATTTGGGTTCTTTGTTGGGCAAGTCATGAAAGAAATGCAAGGTAAAGCCAACCCTGGCATTGTCAATGAATTGTTGAAAAAACAATTATCTTAA
- the gatA gene encoding Asp-tRNA(Asn)/Glu-tRNA(Gln) amidotransferase subunit GatA — protein MLTGMKITEAVDGLRQKKFSAEELTKAHIKAIDQLNNRINAYITVTADAATQQAKEADKKLAAGNAPALTGIPLAIKDLFCTKGVKTTAASRILENFVPPYESTVTANLLRDGAVFLGKVNLDEFAMGSGNLNSAFGAVENPWKRKGEDTFLVPGGSSGGSAAAVAAQMAMGATGTDTGGSIRQPAAYCGITGIKPTYGRCSRWGIIAYASSLDQAGPMGKSVEDCAIMLQSMAGFDPKDSTSVDKEVPDYRAACNRSLKGMKVGIPMEYRAPGLSPEIEAVWQQGINWLKEAGCEIVDVSLPHTKYGLATYYIIAPAEASSNLARYDGVRYGRRVVGNSLDELYANTRGEGFGDEVKRRILMGTYVLSAGYYDAYYLRAQKVRKLIYQDFTNVFDKVDVLLTPTAPTAAFAKGENQEDPVQMYLNDIFTVPASMAGVPGLALPAGLSSQGLPLGLQLLGRPFGEETLFAVGSAMEKAANFTHKPTLIAGGSL, from the coding sequence ATGTTAACGGGAATGAAAATTACCGAGGCAGTCGATGGATTGCGTCAAAAGAAATTTAGTGCCGAGGAATTAACCAAAGCGCATATCAAAGCGATAGACCAATTAAATAATCGTATCAATGCGTATATTACGGTGACTGCGGACGCTGCAACTCAACAAGCCAAAGAAGCAGATAAAAAATTGGCTGCTGGGAATGCACCTGCATTAACGGGTATTCCTTTGGCAATCAAAGATTTATTTTGTACCAAAGGCGTTAAAACCACCGCAGCCAGCCGTATTTTAGAAAATTTTGTGCCTCCTTATGAAAGCACAGTCACCGCTAATTTATTGCGTGATGGTGCTGTATTTTTGGGCAAAGTGAATCTTGATGAATTTGCAATGGGTTCTGGAAATTTAAACTCTGCCTTTGGTGCGGTGGAAAATCCATGGAAACGTAAGGGTGAAGATACATTCCTCGTTCCTGGCGGATCTTCTGGTGGTTCTGCTGCTGCGGTTGCTGCACAAATGGCAATGGGTGCAACGGGAACAGATACGGGTGGCTCTATTCGTCAGCCTGCGGCTTATTGTGGGATTACGGGGATTAAACCAACTTATGGTCGTTGCAGCCGTTGGGGGATTATTGCCTATGCAAGTTCTCTCGATCAAGCTGGCCCAATGGGGAAATCCGTTGAAGATTGTGCAATTATGTTGCAATCAATGGCTGGTTTTGATCCAAAAGACAGTACTTCTGTAGATAAAGAAGTGCCTGATTATCGTGCAGCGTGTAACCGTTCTTTAAAAGGTATGAAAGTTGGTATTCCAATGGAATATCGTGCGCCTGGCTTGTCCCCTGAAATAGAAGCCGTTTGGCAGCAAGGGATTAACTGGCTCAAAGAAGCAGGTTGTGAAATTGTGGATGTTTCATTACCTCATACCAAATATGGTTTAGCAACCTATTACATTATTGCTCCTGCTGAAGCATCTTCAAACCTAGCACGTTACGATGGCGTTCGTTATGGTCGTCGTGTTGTGGGTAACAGCTTGGATGAGCTTTATGCAAATACACGCGGTGAAGGATTTGGTGACGAAGTTAAACGTCGTATCTTGATGGGCACTTATGTGCTTTCTGCGGGATATTATGATGCGTATTATTTACGTGCGCAAAAAGTACGTAAATTAATTTATCAAGATTTCACGAATGTGTTTGATAAGGTTGACGTGTTGTTAACCCCAACGGCTCCAACTGCAGCTTTTGCCAAAGGTGAAAATCAAGAAGATCCCGTGCAAATGTATTTGAATGATATCTTCACGGTTCCTGCCAGCATGGCTGGGGTTCCTGGTTTGGCACTTCCTGCGGGATTAAGCAGTCAGGGATTGCCTTTGGGATTACAATTATTGGGTCGTCCTTTTGGTGAGGAAACGTTGTTTGCCGTTGGTTCTGCGATGGAAAAAGCAGCAAACTTTACCCATAAACCCACTCTTATTGCTGGAGGTTCCCTATGA
- the gatC gene encoding Asp-tRNA(Asn)/Glu-tRNA(Gln) amidotransferase subunit GatC translates to MGAELTDKILDTKIVQRVAKLSSLAVKEDELTTYATDLGGIINWMEQLNEVDITDVQPMVGTEIAQLRLREDVVTDGDCKEDVLSNAPERIADFYAVPKVVE, encoded by the coding sequence ATGGGGGCTGAATTGACGGATAAAATATTGGATACGAAAATTGTCCAACGTGTTGCCAAACTTTCTTCTTTGGCGGTCAAAGAGGATGAGTTGACGACTTACGCCACGGATTTGGGTGGCATTATCAATTGGATGGAACAATTAAACGAAGTTGATATTACCGATGTGCAGCCAATGGTTGGCACGGAAATTGCCCAGTTGCGTTTACGTGAAGATGTTGTGACGGATGGGGACTGTAAAGAAGATGTTCTTTCCAATGCTCCTGAACGGATTGCTGATTTTTATGCTGTGCCAAAGGTGGTTGAATAA
- a CDS encoding glycosyltransferase family 2 protein produces MPNIRCITMQKNETYLLDAWIKYYTYLFGIENLYILDNGSTNEKTKEILSSYEVLGCHVIRQYDTGKDFEDKGDIIGNIIKEWDKKEAYDFAIPIDIDEFIILQQEYPSCNKDEIHHYFQSLVGIQDAFLMHESYLNVPGEVGFFSPTCVAKGFFARNTIQYLDHGFHHPAARNSKKKFDTRLAYVHFHNRSFEETLALAKAKLTPYVNVNNLESVKNYVGPGGHLVQYFSMSKYEYFQLYRNHGNIYFYQLIQLFLSLSIDIDSVFNAKYIPIQPSDLHKILIRYPDVNKPENYSIGYVDIIQYLLTSKDVKDAGIHPIRHICLHGFIDETRMTNVLHSTLSVPRDNFTQYLSNPNDLYIFNLKLSQLK; encoded by the coding sequence ATGCCCAATATCCGTTGTATTACCATGCAGAAAAATGAAACTTATTTATTAGACGCATGGATCAAATATTATACATATTTATTTGGTATAGAGAATTTGTATATTTTGGATAATGGATCGACCAATGAAAAAACAAAAGAGATTTTATCTTCTTATGAAGTGCTTGGATGTCATGTGATAAGGCAGTATGATACTGGCAAAGATTTTGAAGATAAAGGTGATATTATTGGTAATATCATCAAGGAATGGGATAAAAAAGAAGCATATGATTTTGCTATTCCCATTGATATAGATGAATTTATTATCTTACAACAAGAGTATCCATCATGTAACAAAGATGAAATCCATCATTATTTTCAAAGTTTGGTTGGGATTCAAGATGCGTTTTTAATGCATGAATCTTATCTGAATGTTCCAGGTGAGGTTGGTTTTTTCTCACCGACTTGTGTTGCAAAAGGTTTTTTTGCACGCAATACAATTCAGTATTTAGATCATGGTTTTCATCATCCTGCTGCTCGAAATTCTAAAAAAAAGTTTGATACTCGGTTGGCTTATGTTCACTTTCATAATCGTTCATTTGAGGAAACATTGGCATTGGCAAAAGCGAAATTGACCCCTTATGTTAATGTCAATAATTTAGAATCTGTAAAGAATTACGTAGGGCCAGGTGGGCATCTGGTTCAGTATTTTTCCATGAGTAAATATGAATATTTTCAACTCTATCGTAATCATGGTAATATTTATTTTTATCAATTAATTCAATTGTTTTTGTCCCTTTCGATTGATATAGATTCTGTTTTTAACGCCAAATATATCCCCATACAGCCCTCTGATCTACACAAAATTCTTATTCGATATCCAGATGTAAATAAACCCGAAAATTACTCGATTGGATATGTTGATATAATACAATATTTATTAACGAGCAAAGATGTCAAAGATGCTGGCATTCATCCTATTCGGCACATTTGTTTACATGGATTTATCGATGAAACACGTATGACGAACGTGCTACATTCTACCCTTTCAGTGCCACGAGATAATTTTACTCAATATTTATCCAACCCAAATGATTTATATATCTTTAATTTAAAATTATCACAGTTAAAATAA
- a CDS encoding tetratricopeptide repeat protein encodes MKCFWRLLFVMLGCFPVHIAIAQTNIIVSPNKPRTDIVSHTSMDVTDMEKQANLGHVKAQFNLGVLYLEGKKVSKDYHKAIQYFEQAANQGDAQSQFNLGVIYFQGVATPQDYMKAMKYYQMSAFQYMPKADFNVGYMYEHGMGVKQDMQQAILWYKRAAEQNVPEAQYNLALIYYQGEGGAVEYHKALELFKAAAKNGHSDGAYNAGYMYETGTGTDVDKEKAKLYFKQSCDLHNADGCKEYKEHL; translated from the coding sequence ATGAAGTGTTTTTGGCGGTTATTATTTGTGATGCTTGGATGTTTTCCAGTCCATATAGCCATCGCTCAAACCAATATTATTGTTTCTCCGAATAAACCGAGGACCGATATTGTTTCCCATACCTCTATGGATGTGACTGACATGGAAAAACAAGCAAATTTAGGACATGTCAAAGCTCAATTTAACCTTGGCGTGTTATATTTAGAAGGCAAGAAGGTTTCCAAAGACTATCATAAAGCGATCCAATATTTTGAACAAGCAGCCAATCAAGGTGACGCACAATCGCAATTTAATCTTGGTGTAATTTATTTTCAGGGGGTTGCAACACCCCAAGACTATATGAAGGCAATGAAATATTATCAAATGTCTGCATTTCAATATATGCCCAAAGCAGATTTCAATGTTGGGTATATGTACGAACATGGCATGGGGGTAAAACAAGATATGCAACAAGCAATCTTGTGGTACAAAAGGGCAGCAGAACAAAATGTACCAGAAGCCCAATATAATTTAGCACTTATTTATTATCAAGGAGAAGGCGGTGCTGTTGAATATCATAAAGCATTAGAGTTATTTAAGGCGGCGGCTAAAAATGGTCATTCTGATGGGGCTTATAATGCGGGATATATGTATGAAACAGGCACAGGAACAGATGTAGATAAAGAAAAAGCTAAATTGTATTTCAAGCAATCTTGTGATTTGCATAATGCGGATGGGTGTAAAGAATATAAAGAGCATTTATAA